The genomic segment CCCCGGCCAGTTCCAGCGTCTCCGACAGCACATACACCTCCCGCGCCTCGTCATAGCGGGGCTTCGGGCCGATGCTCAGGTCGCTTTCCTGGGCCTCGGTGTCGCGGCCCGCCCGCACCAGTCGGCCCACCCCGCCCGGCAAGGTGGGCCGCGCCCCCGGATCGAGCAGCGCCGCCACCCGGCGTCCTGCCTCGCTGCTCTGGGCCAGCACCGCCCGTTCCTGCGGCATCGGCACGCGCGGCCAGTCCTCGGCCAGATACTCGGCGTGTTCCTCGCGGTAGGCGGGCGCACTCAGCACCGCCAGCGTGTGATAGAAGACCTGTTCCGCCAGTTCCCACGCCAGCGCATTCGGTTTCCCGTCTGCCCCGCGCACCGCCCCATACCGCGCCAGCACCGGCCCCGGCCTGGGCAGCGGCTCGCACGCCGACCCCGCTTTGGGGGCCGCCACCTTCAGCACCCCCGCCCGCGCCAGATCGTCGTAAAAGTCGGCCAGATTGGGCAGGTACTGGTATTCGGTATCGGACACGAAATGCTTGAAGCGGAGGCGGAGGGGGAAGGCCACAGCATCTGGGTCGAACAGGTGCAAATCCGAGAGGGTGCGTCCGGCAAAGGGTGGACTGTAGCCGCGACGCATCGTTTGCGTTGAATACAAGAAGACGTTTTTGTCGTCAATCTGACGTTTGAAGTTCAGATTTTTACGCTGTACGAGCTTCGATTCTTCCTCGTACCAAATCCACCGCAGATCAAAGGGCCGGTATTGATACGGCGTCGAACGGTCCTCGAAGGCTTGTTTGATGAGTGTCGCTCGCACTGCGCCCGGATCGCTGTATTCATTGGCAGGCGTCATTAAGCGTGGCTGCTGTGTGGCGATTTCGGCATCAGAAAGCTCGGCGTCGTAATAGCGGGTGAATCTCTCAACAAGTTCGGCCTGCGAAAAGCCAGTCACCGCCTCATCCTTGCCTGTATGAACACCGATGAATTGAACGGGGAACACTTCCTCCAACGTCGGCCATTCCCAGTAAGCATCCTCACCCTGAAGGGGTTTCAGGATGTAGCGGTGGGCGCGGCTTGGGGTGAAGGCCGGGGCGTAGGGATTGTCTTCCCCCAGCAGGGCGGCCCTTTTCTGTGCGCCGCTGCCCCGATATTCGCGGTAATGCACCTTGGCACAAGGTGCATCCCGCTCCGTCCCGCTCCGTCCCGCTCCGTCCCGCAACTTGACGAACGTTCCCACCGCCACGCCCACGCGGATGCCGCCGCTGGTGCCGGTGGTAAAGACGCTGCCGTCGCCCGCCTTGTGGGCACGCTGGTTGCCGTGCAGGTCGTCGATATAGATGTGGTCGAAGCGGGTCAGCAGGTGCTGACGCATGACCGGATGGCTGATGCCCGTGAGGTAGCTGCGGTTGGTGATGAAACTGACGACGCCTTCCTGGCCGTGCTCGGCCACCCGCCACTCGGCCAGCCGCAAGAAGCGGATATACAGGTCGTCGAGCAGTTGCTTGCGGACGCCCCAGCTCTCGCGCAGGCAGGCCTTGTAGGGGGCGATCAGGGCCAGTTCCTCGGGGTGGTCGGGCATGTCGGCAAAGCGGGCGTAGGGCGGGTTGCCGATCATGACCATGATTCGCCGGGCCTGCTTGACGCCCTCGGTCCGTTCCTGTTCCTCGGCCAGTTCGGGGTACAGCGTGGCGGGCTTGTTGGGGTTGGGTGCCCAGCCGTTCAGGCTGTTGGTCAGCAGGACGTTGACCCGCTCGTCGTCGCCGCCCGGAGTCTGCCCGAGGGGAGCGCCCGCCTCGGCCAGCAGCAGCGCGAGTTGCAGGTGCGCGATGGCAAAGGGGGCGGGCAGCAGCTCGAAGCCGAAGATGCGCGTCTGGAAGGCTTCCTTGAGCCGTGCGCCGACGCGTCCCCGGCCCTCCTTGTGCAGCTCGGCGTGCAGGAAGCGGCCCAGTTCCAGCAGGTAGCCGCCCGTGCCGGTGGCCGGGTCGAGGATGGTCACGCCGGGGTCCAGCAGGCCCAGGGGGAGGTTGAGGTGCGTTTGCAGCAGCCGGTGAACGTGCCCGATCTGGTAGCGGATGATCTCGGGCGGCGTGTACCAGATGCCCAGGTCTTTCTTGAGGTCGCGGTCGAACGCTTCCAGAAACGGCTCGTAAAAGTAGGTGACCGCCTCGCCGTTCTGGAAACTTTGCAGGAAGGGCTCGGCGTCCACCCGGCGCAGCAGTTCCACCGCGCGGTCCACGGGTGCCCGCAGGTCCAGCCGGGTCAGCTTGCGGGAGGTGTTGACCTCGTCGAGCAGCAGCGTGATGACGGGGATATGCAGGTCGTCGGCGATGTTCTCGCGGGTGACCTGTGCGCCCTTGCCCGCCCGCGCCGCCGTGACCCACCCGGCAAAGAGGCCGTAAAACAGCGCCTGCACCAGGCTGGAGCGGAAGAAGTGGTTCAGCTCCGCCTGTTTCGCGGCCCAGTTCGCCTCGTCGCGGCGCTGCTGTTCGGCGCTGCGCCTTCCCTTCTCGAGTCTCGGCAGGCTGAAGCTGGTGCCCAGCGCGTCCTCCATCGCCTTTCGCAGCGGCGCGAGCGCGTCGTCGTCCTGGCCTTCCAGATTGTCCAGGGCCTGCCGGGCGTAGTAGGCCAGCAGCCCGGCAATCTTCTCCGGGCGGCTCAGGCTGCCCCGCGCCGTGGCCCACACGTTCAGCAGCCCCGCGAGGCCCTCCAGGTGCGCCGCCACCAGCGCGGCAGGTTTGCTGTCCCCTGTCAGCTCGGCGTGGGGAATGGTGTAGCGCCCCAGCTCGGCCGGGCCGTCCAGCACCACGAACTCGTGAAAGTTGGTCAGCAGGGTTGGGGCCTGTGCGGCGTACCGCTGCGCCTGCCCCTGGCCGTGCGCGTTCCTCGCCAGCGGGGTGTCCAGGGCCTCGGCCTCCCCCAGCGCGACATTCTCGGCCCCGCCCCTTTCGCGCAGGGCGAAATCGGGCAGGCCGCCCTCGTCCTTGCCCGGATGGGTGATGACCTCGTAGTCGGGCAGCAGGCTGTCCAGCAGCGCCACCAACAGCGGCAGGTAGGTATTTTCCGGTGTTCCCTTGCCGTGCGCCTTGCGGATGGCCTTGACGTACTCGGAAAACGCCGCTTTGGGGGTGCTGGGAGCCATGTGGGGCCACTATTCCACGCGCCCCACCCGGCCCGCTCCCCAAACCTCTAACCCCGCTTGGTCACCCCGTCTGTCGTCATCAGCACGCCGTACAGCTCCGGGCGGCGGTCGCGGAAAAAGCCCATCCCGGCGCGGAACTTTCTCGCCTCCGCAAGGTCGAGGGTGTGCAGCAGCGGTCCTTCCTCCGTCTCCCCGAACTCGGCCACGATCTCGCCCGTGTAGTCGGAGATAAAGGAATGCCCGTAGTAGGTCTGCGTCAGGTCCCCGACCCGTTCGGTGCCGATGCGGTTGGAGGACCCCACGTAGGTCGAGTTGCTCACCGCGTGCCCGACCATCGCCCGCTGCCACATCTGGTAGTTGTTCGGCGTCTCGACCTCGGCGGGTTCAGAGCCGATGGCGGTGGGGTAGAGCAGGAAGTCCGCGCCCATCAGCATCATCGCGCGGGCGGTCTCGGGGTACCACTGGTCCCAGCAGATGCCCACGCCCACGCGCCCGAAGCGGGTCGGCCAGACCCGGAAGCCGGTGTCCCCGGTGGCGAAGTAGTACTTTTCCTCGTAGCCGGGGCCGTCGGGGATGTGGGTCTTGCGGTAGTTGCCGAGAATGGCCCCGTCCGCGTCGATGCACACCAGCGAGTTGTAGTGCGCCTGCCCCGCCCGCTCGAAGTACGAGAGCGGCAGCACCACCCCGAGTTCCTGCGCCAGGTTCTGGAACCGCCCCACGAAGGGATGGTCGTCGAGCGGATGCGCCAGCCCAAAGTAGTCCTCGCGCTCGACCTGACAGAAGTAGAGATTTTCGAACAGCTCGGGCAGCAGCACGACCTGCGCTCCCTGCCGGGCCGCCTCGCGCACGTGGGCCTCGGCGCGGGTGAGGTTGTCCTCGAGCTGGTCGGTCATGTGCATCTGGATCACGGCCAGATTGACGTTCTGGGTCATGGGTGGTCCTCCTGTGGGGTCATTCCGAGGCGCCGGGCCACTTCCCCGGCAGGCCGGGTCAGGCCGCTGCGGGCGTCCATGTAGGCACGGTACACGGGGTCGAAGGCGTGAATGAGAACGGCGGTCACCCCGTGTTCGTCCACCTGCATCCCCTGAAGGCAGAACCCCGCCCGCAGCTTGGGCAGCAGCACGGCGGTGTTGGTGGCGTGGTGGTGGCTGCGGACGAGCGCGTAGCCCTGCCCCCGCAGGAAGTCCAGCACGACGGGCAGCAGCCGCGAGTACGCGCCCCGGCCCCGGTGCCCCGGCAGCAGCGCCGTGTTCACCATGTACGCGGTGCGGGTGTCCCACTGCCGCGAGAGCTGCCAGCCCACGACCTCGCCCGCGTGGACGACCAGCCAGGCGTAACGGGGCACGTCCAGCGGCGGCAGGGGCGCGGGGGCACGCCAGTCGAAGCTGACAGTCGCGTAGGCGGCGGCCTCCAGCTCGGCGTAGACCGCGCGGAAGATCGGCTCCGGCACGGGGTGGAGGGTGTAGCCGTTCCCCAGGTCCACCCCGGCTCCTGCCTCAGGGGGCAGGGGGAGGTGGGGGGGCATGGGCGCGGCGTGTTCGGCCAGTTCGCCCAGGCCCAGCCGCCGCGCCGCCTCCCCGCTCGCCTGCCGTAAGCCGCTGCGGACGTGCATCGCGTCCCGGTAGGCCGGGTCCAGACTCAAGGTCAGGGCCACGTTCAGGCCCCCCTCGTACAGGTTCAGGCCCTGCACGAAGAACCCCGCCCGCAGTTTGGGGATGATCACGCGGTTGTTCGTCGCCCGGTGGTGGCTGGTCACCAGCGTGTATCCGGCGTCCCGGTACACGTCCAGCACGTGCGGCAGCAGCCGGGTGTAGAGGCCCTGTCCCTGGTGCTCGGGCAGGATTCCCGTGTCGGCCATGTAGACGGTGCGCTCGTCCCGCGCGTGGGCGTGGTGCCAGCCGACCAGCCCGTCCCCGTGGTACAGCCCCCACTGGAATGTCTCCCCCAGTGGCGGTGGGGGCTTGGCGGGTGGGTCGAAGGCGTAGCCCCAACCGCCGCCGAAGATGCGACCCTCCAGCCGGGCGCAGGCGTCGCGGTAGGCGGCGTAGGAGAGGGGGCGGGCCTCGTCCCCGTCCCCCAGCGCGATCACTCCCCGGTCCACAGCGTCCCGGCGGGCTGCTGTTGGGTCAGGCAGTGGAAGGACCCGCCGCCCTCGATGATGTTGCGGCTGGGCAGGCCGATCACCTCCCGGTCCGGGAAGAGGGGCCGCAGCACCTCCAGCGCCCGCTCGTCGTTGGGGTCGTTGTAGAGCGGCACGGCCACGAAGCCGTTGCCGATGTAGAAGTTCGCGTAGGTGGGCGGCAGCCTCCCCTCGGCCCCCTCCAGCCGGGTGGCGGGCAGGGGCAGTTCCACGATGCGGAAGGGTTCGCCGCTGAGGTCGGTCATCTCCCGCAGCTCGGCCAGATTCTTCGCCATAACCGCAAAGTTGGGGTCCGACTCGTCCTCGGCCACGCTCGTCACGATGGTCCGCTCGTCCACGAAGCGGGTGATGGTGTCGATGTGCCCATCGGTGTGGTCGTTTTCCAGGCCGCCGTCGAGCCACAGCAGCTTCTCGACTCCCAGCGTGTCGCGCAGCAGCGCCGCGTACTCGGCTTCCGTCAGACCGGGATTGCGCGTGTCGGTGAGCAGGCACGAGCGGGTGGTCAGGCCCACACCCGCTCCGTTGACCTCGATGCCGCCGCCTTCAAGGACCTCCGGGCGGTCCCAGTGAGGGAGCTTCAGGTGGGCGGCGACGTGTTCGGGAATCCGGTCGTCGTTCTCCCACTCGAACTTGCCGCCCCAGGAGTTGAAGCGCCAGTTCACCAGCGAGACGCGGCCCTGCCCGTCGCGCACGAAAATCGGGCCGTTGTCCCGAATCCATGAGTCGTCCAGCGGAACTCGGTGGTAGGTCACCCTCGCTCCTCCCAGCCGCCCCCGCGCGTCCGTCTCGCTCTCCTCGTCGCGGACCAGCAGGTGCACCGGCTCGAAGCGGGCGATGGTCCGCACCAGCTCGGCGTAATCGCCCCGCACCCCGGCGAGGTGGCCGAACCACAGTTCGTCGTCGGCGGGCCAGCTCATCCACGTCGCGGCGTGTTCGGCCCACTCGGCGGGCATGACAAAGCCCCGCTCGCGCGGGGTGGGGTCAGTGGGGGAGAAGTGCTGCATGGCCGGTATTAAAACAGACCCGGCCTGGGCCGCAGGGTGACGGGGGCCTGGGCGCCCCTGGCTTCAGCGGAAGTTCAGGCCCACCCGCAGGCCCGGAGAGAAGAGGTTCAGGCCCTCGCCCTCGCCGGGCAACAGGAAGCTGTACCCCAGGCTGCCTTCTGCGAACGCCGTGACCGAGCGGGCCACGCGCACTTCCCCATTGATGAGCAGGTGGGGCCGCACCACCGTCAGGATGCCGTTATGACGCTCAATCCCCAGCCCGGCGCCCGCCTGCACCCGGCTCGGGGTGTTGGGCGTCCCCGTCAGCGGAAAGAGCACACTCGCATCCGCCCCGAAGCCCAGGGTGTAGCCCACCAAGCTGCGCACATCCACGCCCGCCCGCAGCGCGTACCGCTCGGCGTCGTAGGTGGCCTGCACGCCCACACCGAAGTCCAGCGGCGTGTCCACCGAGAGCCGCACGCCGTAATAGGTGGTTGGCGCCGCCTGCGCCACGCCGGAAGCCAGGGCCAAGAGGCCGCCGCACATCAGGAGTTTGTTCATCGGCTCAGCATAGGCGGGAAGTCGTCATCAGCAAGGCGCAAACCGGCGGCGTGTTAGAGCCTGTTTGAAAAGTCGGACGAGGTTTCTCATCGCCACGATGAACACGCGGTTTTTGCCCCTCCCCCCTTGTGGGGGAGGTCGGGAGGGGGGTGGACGGCGGTGCCGTCCCAGTGCAGCAGAGGCACTCCCTGGTCCCCTCTGTGAGACCCTTTTCAAACACGCTCTTAGGACTGACCGTCGGTGAAGGTCAGACGCGGCAGCCGCTCGAAGGTCGCTTCCCGCAGCCGCACGGGCAGATACCAGCCGTCGATGGCCGACGTGACCCGCGGCTCCGGCAGCGTCATATGCAGCAGGGCGAGGCGGTCCCCCCGGCGCACCAGCACCGACGCCCTGAGCTCCCCCGCCTGAATGCACTGCACGTCCGGGCGGCAACGGCTGTCCTGCACCCGCAGCACGGTCAGGGTGAACTCACCCAGCCGCCCGGTTTGCCCCGGCTGAAGCTGGAGGGTGGCGGCACCCGCCGTACCCGCGAGGGCCAGCAGAAAGGTGGTCAGGAGGCGGCGCACGACTCGCTCCGCTCAGCCTCAGCCCAGCAGCGGCCCGCCCTCCGTGCACGCGAGCGCCCGGAAGTGCCGGGCCTTGTCGGGCAGGCCCATCGCGTCGTAGCACTCGGCGAGCTTGAGCGCGAAAAACTCGACGGCGCGGCAGTCTTCGCGGCGCTCGGCGGCCTCCAGACACTCGCGGTAGTGCAGCACGGCGAGGTGGTACTGGGCTCCAGCGGCAGCGTGTTCAGCTCGGCAGTGGCTCATCCGGAGGGACACGATGTCGGTGCGAACGCCGTTCATGGGGCTGAGTGTAGACAGCTCGCCGGGCAGATGAATGAAAGATGAAGCGGATTCGGCCATGCAGACGCTGTTCTCTGAACTGGGTCAAATCCCACCAACAGCGAGAATCGCGCTGGGCCAGGGCTTACCCGACGACCCGTGCCCGCACGCTCAGCGCGGGCAAATTCACGTCACTCAGCCGCACTTTCAGAGCAGTACCGGGAGCGGCGGGGGTGCTGACGGGCACGTCGAAGGCGAGTTCCGGAATCAGCAGGGTGGCCTGCGGTCCCCGGCGGTCCACGACGACCGCGTCCCACTCGCGCTCCGGCTGGGCGGCGACAAAGCGCAGGGTGTGGTGCCTTCGGCTGAGGCGCTCGGCCTGCCGGGTGGCGTCGGCGTTCATGCCCGCCTGCGCGACGCGGCCCGCGACCGCCTTGCCGCCCAGGGCCTCGCCCCCGGTGAGGTGCGCCCGCAGTTGCTGGTGCACCACCAGGTCGAGGTAGCGCCGCATCGGGCTGGTCGCCTGCGCGTAGAGGTCGAGGCCCATCCCGTGGTGCGGTCCCGGCGCGGGCTGAAAGCGGGTGCGGGCCAGGGTCTTGCGCCGCGCCCACTGGGCGGGCAGGGTATCGCCGCACACCTCCCGCGTGGGGGCGTCCTGGGTGGCGAAGGGCAGCGCGAGGCTGTGGTCGTCGGCATAGATGGCCGCCCCCCACCCCGCCAGCGTCATGCACTCCTGCACCACGAAGCGCATCTCCGGCTTGGGCAGGGGCAGGACGGCCGCGCCGTGTTCGTCGGCCTTGACCCGCACCTCGGGCAGGTCGATGGAGAGTGCCCCCTCCCCCTCGCGCAGCTCGCGGCTCGCGCGGGCGAGGCGGGCCAGCGAGACGAAGGGTTCCTCGCCCGCCTCCAGCCGTTCCTGGGCCTGGGTGTAGGTCAGCCGGGTGACCCGCACGGTGGTCAGGTGAACGTCCACCGCGTCGGCATTTCCGTCCGCGTCGAGGTCCAGCGCGATGGACAGGGCAGGTGAAGTCTCGTGCAGTCCCAGGCCCGCCCGCTCGACCACCCCGTCCGGCAGCATCCCCACTGTGCGGTCGGGGAGGTAGAGGGTCGCGCCCCGCGCCCGCGCTTCCTGGTCGAGCGGGCTGTCCGCCGGAACGAGCGCGGCCACGTCCGCCACATGGACCCACAGCCGGGTCAGCCCCCCGCCGAGGTCTTCGAGGCCCACCGCGTCGTCGGGGTCGCGGTTGCCCTCGTCGTCGATGGCGAAGGCGGGCAGGTGGGTCAGGTCCAGCCGGGGCTCCGGGGCGAAGTCGGGGACAGGCAGCGCCACGTCTTGCAGCGCGGCCCCCAGGCGGTCGGCGTAGGGCGTCCGCGCCTCATCCCACAGCCCCAGCCGCAGCAGCAGGGCGTGGGCGGCTTCCGGTGTTTCTGGCTGTCCCAGGTCGCGCAGGGTCCGGCTCTTTTCCGCCTTGCCCCGCGCGAGCAACTCCACCTCCGTCCGCTGGGCAGGCGTGAGGTCCGGCAGGGCAGGCGAAGGGCTGGTCATGGGGATGAGGATACGGGGCGGCGGCCTTGGAAGCGGACTGGAAAGCCGAGGTTTCTAAATCCCGAAGTGGGGCGTTGAACTTAGTGCAGACAGTTGGAGCTTGGGAACAGGGACTGGACCCGAAGAGGTTGTTGTTGTCGAAAGATTTTCGGATCGACTTCCTCGCCCCTATATCCAACCTGGAAATCTAGTCTTGACAATCATGGATATGGATGTTTCTATTTCGTCAAAGGAGGAGCGCATGAATGAGCAGGCGAACGAAGGGTTTCGCGCACAGGTGGAGCGTCTGGTGGCCGAGGGCAAACTCACCCCCGAGGAAGGGCAGGAGTTGCTGGGGGAACCGGAGGGCATGGAGGCCGAGGCCGCGCCGGAGCACATGGCCGCCCACTCCACGGCGTCCGGCGAGGACACGCCGCCCGACCTACAACTGGACGTGAGTGGCTTTACCCTGCGTGTCGTGCTCGACTCGGGCGTGGTCAGCCCGCAACTGCACGCCAGCGAGGACGGCAAGCTGCTGCTGGAAGCCCGCCCCGACGGCTGGCGGGTGGCGCGGCGGCCGGGGCAGGAGCACCTGGGCTGGAGTTCGGTCAGCGCGGTGCTGAGCTTGCCCTTTTCCCCCCGGCATGTGCGGGCGCGGGTCAGCGGCGGCAATGTGACCCTGCCCGACCTCGGCGGCGAACTCGTCGCGCAGGTCAGCGGCGGCAACCTCCGGGCAGGCCGGGCGGCGAGTCTGCGGGCGGAGGTCAGCGGCGGCAATCTCACGGCGGCCGAACTGAGCGGCCCCACCCAGGTCAGCGTGAACGGCGGCAACCTCTCGCTGGAGGGTGCTCGCACCCTGAACGCCACCGTCAACGGCGGCCACCTGAAATGGGCCGGATGCCGGACGGGGGGCGAGCACCGGGTGGAAGTCAACGGGGGAGGAGCCACCCTGCGCCTGCTGCCGGGCAGCAGCGTGACCGTGGAGGCCGACGTGACCGTGGGCAGCTTCAAGGCCGATTTCCCGACCGAGCGCCGGGGCAGTTTCATGACCACGCAGCACACCGGACGCCTCGGCTCGGGCGAGGCCCACCTCTCCTGCAGAGCGACGGCGGGGCAGATCAAGGTGGTGACCGAATGAGAGAGAAAGTCCGGCGGATTCTCGACCTCGTGCGGGCGGGCAAGCTCACGCTGGAGGACGCCGCTCCGCTGCTCGCCGCCCTCAGCCCCCGGCTGGCGATGACCGACGC from the Deinococcus sp. NW-56 genome contains:
- a CDS encoding type ISP restriction/modification enzyme; protein product: MAPSTPKAAFSEYVKAIRKAHGKGTPENTYLPLLVALLDSLLPDYEVITHPGKDEGGLPDFALRERGGAENVALGEAEALDTPLARNAHGQGQAQRYAAQAPTLLTNFHEFVVLDGPAELGRYTIPHAELTGDSKPAALVAAHLEGLAGLLNVWATARGSLSRPEKIAGLLAYYARQALDNLEGQDDDALAPLRKAMEDALGTSFSLPRLEKGRRSAEQQRRDEANWAAKQAELNHFFRSSLVQALFYGLFAGWVTAARAGKGAQVTRENIADDLHIPVITLLLDEVNTSRKLTRLDLRAPVDRAVELLRRVDAEPFLQSFQNGEAVTYFYEPFLEAFDRDLKKDLGIWYTPPEIIRYQIGHVHRLLQTHLNLPLGLLDPGVTILDPATGTGGYLLELGRFLHAELHKEGRGRVGARLKEAFQTRIFGFELLPAPFAIAHLQLALLLAEAGAPLGQTPGGDDERVNVLLTNSLNGWAPNPNKPATLYPELAEEQERTEGVKQARRIMVMIGNPPYARFADMPDHPEELALIAPYKACLRESWGVRKQLLDDLYIRFLRLAEWRVAEHGQEGVVSFITNRSYLTGISHPVMRQHLLTRFDHIYIDDLHGNQRAHKAGDGSVFTTGTSGGIRVGVAVGTFVKLRDGAGRSGTERDAPCAKVHYREYRGSGAQKRAALLGEDNPYAPAFTPSRAHRYILKPLQGEDAYWEWPTLEEVFPVQFIGVHTGKDEAVTGFSQAELVERFTRYYDAELSDAEIATQQPRLMTPANEYSDPGAVRATLIKQAFEDRSTPYQYRPFDLRWIWYEEESKLVQRKNLNFKRQIDDKNVFLYSTQTMRRGYSPPFAGRTLSDLHLFDPDAVAFPLRLRFKHFVSDTEYQYLPNLADFYDDLARAGVLKVAAPKAGSACEPLPRPGPVLARYGAVRGADGKPNALAWELAEQVFYHTLAVLSAPAYREEHAEYLAEDWPRVPMPQERAVLAQSSEAGRRVAALLDPGARPTLPGGVGRLVRAGRDTEAQESDLSIGPKPRYDEAREVYVLSETLELAGVPGRVWAYTLGGYPVLKNWVEYRRGRRLTLDDADWLESVVRRITALLDLGPELDAGYAAAKASSSTPGHSADARPASQP
- a CDS encoding ribonuclease R family protein; the protein is MTSPSPALPDLTPAQRTEVELLARGKAEKSRTLRDLGQPETPEAAHALLLRLGLWDEARTPYADRLGAALQDVALPVPDFAPEPRLDLTHLPAFAIDDEGNRDPDDAVGLEDLGGGLTRLWVHVADVAALVPADSPLDQEARARGATLYLPDRTVGMLPDGVVERAGLGLHETSPALSIALDLDADGNADAVDVHLTTVRVTRLTYTQAQERLEAGEEPFVSLARLARASRELREGEGALSIDLPEVRVKADEHGAAVLPLPKPEMRFVVQECMTLAGWGAAIYADDHSLALPFATQDAPTREVCGDTLPAQWARRKTLARTRFQPAPGPHHGMGLDLYAQATSPMRRYLDLVVHQQLRAHLTGGEALGGKAVAGRVAQAGMNADATRQAERLSRRHHTLRFVAAQPEREWDAVVVDRRGPQATLLIPELAFDVPVSTPAAPGTALKVRLSDVNLPALSVRARVVG
- a CDS encoding agmatine/peptidylarginine deiminase; this translates as MQHFSPTDPTPRERGFVMPAEWAEHAATWMSWPADDELWFGHLAGVRGDYAELVRTIARFEPVHLLVRDEESETDARGRLGGARVTYHRVPLDDSWIRDNGPIFVRDGQGRVSLVNWRFNSWGGKFEWENDDRIPEHVAAHLKLPHWDRPEVLEGGGIEVNGAGVGLTTRSCLLTDTRNPGLTEAEYAALLRDTLGVEKLLWLDGGLENDHTDGHIDTITRFVDERTIVTSVAEDESDPNFAVMAKNLAELREMTDLSGEPFRIVELPLPATRLEGAEGRLPPTYANFYIGNGFVAVPLYNDPNDERALEVLRPLFPDREVIGLPSRNIIEGGGSFHCLTQQQPAGTLWTGE
- a CDS encoding GNAT family N-acetyltransferase; this translates as MDRGVIALGDGDEARPLSYAAYRDACARLEGRIFGGGWGYAFDPPAKPPPPLGETFQWGLYHGDGLVGWHHAHARDERTVYMADTGILPEHQGQGLYTRLLPHVLDVYRDAGYTLVTSHHRATNNRVIIPKLRAGFFVQGLNLYEGGLNVALTLSLDPAYRDAMHVRSGLRQASGEAARRLGLGELAEHAAPMPPHLPLPPEAGAGVDLGNGYTLHPVPEPIFRAVYAELEAAAYATVSFDWRAPAPLPPLDVPRYAWLVVHAGEVVGWQLSRQWDTRTAYMVNTALLPGHRGRGAYSRLLPVVLDFLRGQGYALVRSHHHATNTAVLLPKLRAGFCLQGMQVDEHGVTAVLIHAFDPVYRAYMDARSGLTRPAGEVARRLGMTPQEDHP
- the aguB gene encoding N-carbamoylputrescine amidase → MTQNVNLAVIQMHMTDQLEDNLTRAEAHVREAARQGAQVVLLPELFENLYFCQVEREDYFGLAHPLDDHPFVGRFQNLAQELGVVLPLSYFERAGQAHYNSLVCIDADGAILGNYRKTHIPDGPGYEEKYYFATGDTGFRVWPTRFGRVGVGICWDQWYPETARAMMLMGADFLLYPTAIGSEPAEVETPNNYQMWQRAMVGHAVSNSTYVGSSNRIGTERVGDLTQTYYGHSFISDYTGEIVAEFGETEEGPLLHTLDLAEARKFRAGMGFFRDRRPELYGVLMTTDGVTKRG